Part of the Nostoc sp. ATCC 53789 genome, TTTTCATCAATAAGGTCGGTATGATTAGGAAATATACTTTCAACTGCGCTAACTTCATTGGGAACAGCAAAAAGTTGATCAAAAGTCTTCCCGTCAATTGTGGCTTTTTCAGTTAAACCCAAAATTAACGCCTTTTGTGTACTGCGATCGCTTTGCGGGGTTGTCCCAAATTGCTGTAAACTTGGGCTAGTTCTGACTTCATGCGTCCCACTTGCTGAATATTTGCTACAGCGCCATAGTCACGAATTGCTGCTGATAAGGATGCGATCGCTGCTTTATTTTCTCCTAGTTGTTGGTAAGCACGCGCCAAATTTTCATTTACAACCGCCGTAGCTGCTGAATTACTTTTATACTGAATTAATGCATCTTCCCAGTGTTTTACCGCATTGTGAAAATTTCCAGTATCATAGTCTTTAATTCCTTGTTCAACTAATGCAGTCACATTTGGAGTTTGTGCAGATACGACTTGTCCAAACAAAAGATATGTTAGTAAAGTTGTCAAAAATAATACTTTAATAAATCTATGATGCAGATTTGGTTTTTGGTGTCGCTGAGTAGAGAAATAAATTAGCCTTTTGCAGAAGTTTCCAACCTTCAGCAACATCTGCATCCACCAACGCGCAGAGAATAATATTTTAAGATATTTACTTTTAGCTTTCATATTTTTCCACATAGATAAAATGTTTATTTAGCTTTTATTGTTTAAATTACCAGAAATTAGCAGAAAAAACTGAATTTTTTAAAAGTGTGCAGTTTTCTGCAATTTATCTAAAACAGCAATAAGATTCAGACTTTTACAGGTTTTACTATTGCTCAAGCTAATCTACTATTCTTATTAAATTATTATTCAAACTTAATTTAATTCAATGGAAAAAAGGCGACCTGATTATTGAACCTTTTTTGGAGTGTAGAATAAGTCGCCCAAAAAGCCAACCAATTTTATTTTCTTTAATAACCGTTACCAATGAGGATTTGCTATTATTAATGCCTCTGCTGATGAACTATTTAATGGAACTGAGAAAAAATGTCCCTGACCATATTCACATTTCAACTTTCTTAAAAATGCTAGTTGCTCTTTTGTCTCTACTCCTTCGGCTAGAACATCCACACCCAACTTGTGCGCTAATGTGGCAATTATTTCAATAATTTCTATATTCTTTTTATTTGCGCTCATCAAGCTGATGAAA contains:
- a CDS encoding tetratricopeptide repeat protein; amino-acid sequence: MWKNMKAKSKYLKILFSARWWMQMLLKVGNFCKRLIYFSTQRHQKPNLHHRFIKVLFLTTLLTYLLFGQVVSAQTPNVTALVEQGIKDYDTGNFHNAVKHWEDALIQYKSNSAATAVVNENLARAYQQLGENKAAIASLSAAIRDYGAVANIQQVGRMKSELAQVYSNLGQPRKAIAVHKRR